The segment CTGCTTGAGACTGAATTGTAAAATTTTGAGTACTCAAACCACTACTTTATTTCATCACTACAAGCCTCCTCTTCAGTGTCTACGGCTGGATAGATTGAAACGACCACTTAGTTCATTCAATTATTAAATAAAATGTGACAGATCAAGCAAAATTTTCGAATCCATGTATTCACATTACTACTTTTTATTGTTAAGATTTTTTCTCTATCTTTAATTAGATAGATTTAAATAAACTCTGTAATTCATTTACTCATTCAATAAAGTGTTTATTTTGCCTTGATAAAGACAATAAATTTTCATTCTTTATCTCGGTCGTAAAAACTGCTTCACTTTCTCAAATGCTTGACACAATTCTTTTGTACTCTCAAACAAACCAAAGCCGATCATCGGATAGTACCGTTGTTTGATTCCTCGATGGTTCTGTTCAATCGGATTTCCCGAGCAGCCTCTCACTCCATGCTCAACGTCTATACCCAGTTCTCCATCGATCGCTCTGGGGTACGAAGTCAGCCCGTCCGTTACCATTTGTTGCAGCGGTTGTCCTGCAACCTCATGCGCCCCAGCAAAGAAGGGTTTTGCCGCTGCCATGTCTTGTTTCTCACTCAACCCCACATCTACCAAGCTTATATCCTCGTTGATCGCGCGGTATAGATAGCACCACTTACCTTTGACACGGATGTACGTCTCTTCCACAAACCAGATCTCGCCAACTTTGCCTTTACGTTTCGCTCTCAACTGCTGGGCACACATTGCAGCAAAACGCTCTTCCCAATCGCGCGCTGTTTCATGCGTAAACTCAAATCCCCGCAGAAGAATTCGGCAATGTCGCGAAAGGTGGGCTTGTAGCGGAACTGACACAGCAGCACTTGGGACACGATCTCACCGGGCACTTCAATGAAGTTGAAAGGCGTACTCGCGCGTTGCAGGCGGATGATGTGGGTAGAACTGCAGTGAGGGCAATTCATCGAAAGCTGTTGGCCAGTGGGTTGAGGGCAGTAGCTAGTTTACCAAGTAGGGGTTTCTGCATTCAATTTGAGTAGCGAGATCTGACAGTTTCCCTATGAATAGCTATGGTACAAGATCGATTTCATGATGCTGTTAAAACTATTTAATTTGTTTGATATAGAACGACAAACTCTAAGTAGGATTGAAGCAGCAAACACGATAAGGAATAAGTGAATGAAATCACTCGAGAAAAAGTGTGTCTCAAACGAAGTTCATTGAGAAGTCCTTTGGGTAAATTCCTAAGACAACAGAATTGATACATAGTGTC is part of the Trichocoleus sp. genome and harbors:
- a CDS encoding DDE-type integrase/transposase/recombinase, giving the protein MSVPLQAHLSRHCRILLRGFEFTHETARDWEERFAAMCAQQLRAKRKGKVGEIWFVEETYIRVKGKWCYLYRAINEDISLVDVGLSEKQDMAAAKPFFAGAHEVAGQPLQQMVTDGLTSYPRAIDGELGIDVEHGVRGCSGNPIEQNHRGIKQRYYPMIGFGLFESTKELCQAFEKVKQFLRPR